Within Capra hircus breed San Clemente chromosome 7, ASM170441v1, whole genome shotgun sequence, the genomic segment CTCTTCAAGCCGGCTAAGGTGGGCTTCCAGTGCTACGACCGCACACTGTCCATGCCCTACGTGGAGACAAGTGAAGAGCTCATCCCACTGCTCATGCTCCTCAGCTTGGCCTTTGCTGCGCCCGCAGCTTCAGTGAgtcgcggggcggggcggggctggctGTGGGCCCCTGGCCAGAGCCTTGCTGAGCACCTCCATGTCCACAGATCATGGTGGGCGAGGGCATGCTGTACTGTCTACAGTCCCGGCTGTGGGGCCGCAGCGGGGGCCTGGGCGGGCCCGAGGGCAGCATCCACGCCGGTGGCTGCAACTTCAACTCCTTCCTTCGGCGGACAGTGCGCTTTGTAGGTGAGTCCCCCATGGCATCTGCACACTGAGGGTGGTGGGTCTGGCCCCAGCTCCCGTGTCTGGCCCTTGCACTCCCACCCGACAGGTGTCCACGTGTTTGGCCTGTGTGCCACGGCCCTGGTGACCGACGTGATCCAGCTGGCCACAGGCTATCACGCACCCTTCTTCCTGACTGTCTGCAAACCCAACTACACCCTGCTGGGCACGTCGTGTGAGGCCAATCCCTACATCACACAGGATATATGCTCTGGCCACGACACCCATGCCATCCTGTCTGCCCGGTGAGCATGCCTGACCCTGTCCCAACAAGCATGTGGGGAAACTAAGGCAGGTCCCAGAGCCTCAGGGCTCACATGGGTGTTTCTTGCAGGAAGACCTTCCCATCCCAGCATGCCACTCTGTCTGCCTTTGCTGCTGTCTATGTGTCGGTGAGTGCTGTCCCACACCCCAGAGGCCCCATAGGGGCCAACTGCCCTGACCACCCACCTGTCCCCCGGCAGATGTACTTCAACTCTGTCATCTCAGACACCACCAAGCTGCTGAAGCCCATCCTGGTGTTCTCCTTCGCCATTGCAGCAGGCGTCTGCGGCCTCACTCAGATCACGCAGTACCGCAGCCACCCGGTGGACGTCTACGCAGGCTTCCTCATTGGGGCCGGCATAGCAGCCTACCTGGTGAGGGGCCAAATAGGGAGGCCCGAGGGGGAAGGCCAGCGCCCCTTGCCCAGGGGGATGCTGCCATTTTCTCCCTTGGGAGCTAGAGGCAGACTTCACGAGCCCAGACTTGCCAAATGTGCAAAGTAACCAGAAGCCAGAATTTGTCCTGTGGGGAGAAAGGTGGACTTCCCCTCTCTCACCCCCAAGGCATGTCTGTGGCCTGGTGGGGACCCTGGTCTCCAGCCACAGGCCTCACACCCAGTCTCCATCTCATCTCTAGGCCTGCCATGCAGTGGGCAACTTCCAGGCCCCACCGGCAGAGAGACCAGTGGCCCCGGTGCCAACTAAGGACGCACTAAGGGCCCTGACCCAGCGGGGTCACGACTCGGTGTACCAGCAGAACAAGTCTGTGAGCACTGATGAGCTAGGTCCGCCCAGCCGGCTGGAGGGTATGCCCCGGCCCGTGGCCCGCGACAAGACCTCACTGGGCAGCCTAAAGCGGGCCAGTGTGGATGTGGACCTGCTTGCTCCGCGCAGCCCCATGGGCAAGGAGAACATGGTGACCTTCAGCCACACACTGCCCCGTGTTAGCACGCCCTCGCTAGACGACCCCGCCCGCCGCCACATGACCATCCACGTTCCACTGGACGCTTCCCGCTCCAAGCAGCTCATTAGTGAATGGAAGCAGAAGTCGCTGGAGGGCCGAGGCCTGGGGCT encodes:
- the PLPPR3 gene encoding phospholipid phosphatase-related protein type 3 isoform X2; amino-acid sequence: MISTKEKNKSPKDSMTLLPCFYFVELPIVASSIVSLYFLELTDLFKPAKVGFQCYDRTLSMPYVETSEELIPLLMLLSLAFAAPAASIMVGEGMLYCLQSRLWGRSGGLGGPEGSIHAGGCNFNSFLRRTVRFVGVHVFGLCATALVTDVIQLATGYHAPFFLTVCKPNYTLLGTSCEANPYITQDICSGHDTHAILSARKTFPSQHATLSAFAAVYVSMYFNSVISDTTKLLKPILVFSFAIAAGVCGLTQITQYRSHPVDVYAGFLIGAGIAAYLACHAVGNFQAPPAERPVAPVPTKDALRALTQRGHDSVYQQNKSVSTDELGPPSRLEGMPRPVARDKTSLGSLKRASVDVDLLAPRSPMGKENMVTFSHTLPRVSTPSLDDPARRHMTIHVPLDASRSKQLISEWKQKSLEGRGLGLPDEGSPAHLRAPAEPMAEEEEEEEEEEEEEEGEEGGPAPPSLYPTVQARPGLGPRVILPPRAGPQPLVHIPEEGAQAAAGLSPNSSAAVRAKWLMMAEKSGAAVATASAQPRMANPPRLLQVIAMSKAPGAPGPKAAETASSSSASSDSSQYRSPSDRDSASIVTIDAHAPHHPVVHLSAGNGPWEWKAAGVGAKGVEGEGGYELGDLARSFRGGAKPPGISPGSSVSDVDQEEPRFGAVATVNLATGEGLPPLGAVDGVLGPGSRESTLRRKAGPALGDREAAEAEAESYYRKMQAARRFKD
- the PLPPR3 gene encoding phospholipid phosphatase-related protein type 3 isoform X1, encoding MISTKEKNKSPKDSMTLLPCFYFVELPIVASSIVSLYFLELTDLFKPAKVGFQCYDRTLSMPYVETSEELIPLLMLLSLAFAAPAASIMVGEGMLYCLQSRLWGRSGGLGGPEGSIHAGGCNFNSFLRRTVRFVGVHVFGLCATALVTDVIQLATGYHAPFFLTVCKPNYTLLGTSCEANPYITQDICSGHDTHAILSARKTFPSQHATLSAFAAVYVSVSAVPHPRGPIGANCPDHPPVPRQMYFNSVISDTTKLLKPILVFSFAIAAGVCGLTQITQYRSHPVDVYAGFLIGAGIAAYLACHAVGNFQAPPAERPVAPVPTKDALRALTQRGHDSVYQQNKSVSTDELGPPSRLEGMPRPVARDKTSLGSLKRASVDVDLLAPRSPMGKENMVTFSHTLPRVSTPSLDDPARRHMTIHVPLDASRSKQLISEWKQKSLEGRGLGLPDEGSPAHLRAPAEPMAEEEEEEEEEEEEEEGEEGGPAPPSLYPTVQARPGLGPRVILPPRAGPQPLVHIPEEGAQAAAGLSPNSSAAVRAKWLMMAEKSGAAVATASAQPRMANPPRLLQVIAMSKAPGAPGPKAAETASSSSASSDSSQYRSPSDRDSASIVTIDAHAPHHPVVHLSAGNGPWEWKAAGVGAKGVEGEGGYELGDLARSFRGGAKPPGISPGSSVSDVDQEEPRFGAVATVNLATGEGLPPLGAVDGVLGPGSRESTLRRKAGPALGDREAAEAEAESYYRKMQAARRFKD